The Thermococcus sp. genome includes a window with the following:
- a CDS encoding HAD family hydrolase → MTVYLFDFDGTLVDSTGAVEKALRLAIEKTIPAVIESDLYDEYYKALFLFIKGKLTYQHLGVIHELVAQGTIHEYYKLMPKYIKDFPFARQVVRELRKRGRRVISFSGEHTYPGGKVIFMKKTNWYEEFDEVITFKGTKDMLVKFQTLRELYPEEPFVWVDDSPARFTYILDENTLLVQKASPYKSDVALLFERQNFIKIRSIRDVLEIDDGLSEFLDKA, encoded by the coding sequence ATGACGGTCTATCTCTTCGACTTCGACGGAACGCTCGTCGACAGCACCGGGGCCGTTGAGAAGGCTTTGAGGCTCGCCATTGAGAAGACAATTCCAGCTGTAATAGAGAGCGACCTATACGACGAGTACTACAAAGCATTGTTCCTCTTCATTAAGGGAAAGCTGACCTACCAGCATCTCGGCGTAATCCACGAGCTCGTGGCACAGGGCACGATACATGAGTACTACAAGCTCATGCCCAAATACATCAAGGACTTTCCCTTCGCTCGGCAGGTCGTCAGGGAACTCAGGAAGCGAGGAAGGAGGGTAATAAGCTTCTCCGGGGAGCATACCTACCCCGGGGGAAAGGTCATCTTCATGAAAAAGACCAACTGGTACGAGGAGTTTGATGAAGTCATAACCTTCAAGGGAACCAAGGACATGCTGGTGAAGTTCCAGACGCTGAGGGAGCTCTATCCTGAAGAGCCCTTTGTGTGGGTTGATGACAGCCCTGCGAGGTTCACCTACATCCTCGATGAGAATACCCTTCTGGTTCAGAAGGCTTCTCCCTACAAGAGCGATGTTGCCCTGCTCTTCGAGAGGCAGAACTTCATAAAGATTAGATCAATAAGGGACGTCCTTGAGATAGACGACGGCCTGAGTGAGTTCCTGGATAAAGCTTAA
- a CDS encoding 50S ribosomal protein L35ae encodes MARVKAVVLSYAGSHEHQDNHRMILKPLGIEDRGSASSLIGRKVIWKTPTGRKMVGKVIKTHGNRGEVKAYFNPGLPGQALGDIVEII; translated from the coding sequence ATGGCCAGAGTAAAGGCGGTCGTCCTCTCCTACGCGGGTTCTCACGAGCACCAGGACAACCACCGGATGATTCTCAAGCCCCTCGGAATCGAGGACAGGGGAAGTGCCTCAAGCCTCATAGGCAGGAAGGTCATCTGGAAAACCCCAACGGGCAGGAAAATGGTCGGAAAGGTCATCAAGACCCACGGGAACCGGGGAGAGGTCAAGGCCTACTTCAACCCGGGCCTGCCCGGACAGGCCCTCGGGGACATCGTCGAGATAATCTAA
- a CDS encoding tRNA (guanine(10)-N(2))-dimethyltransferase: MELVEVREGLARILVPKAERIYDAPVFYNPVMALNRDISVLLARVTSPKRVLDALSATGIRGIRYALESPAEEVWLNDINERAFELMKRNIALNFSGSLEERGKRAFLRGEKEVIANLGDANLLMAEKFRYFDLLDLDPFGSPMEFLDTALRSVRRRGILALTATDTGVLCGAYRRACRKNYLAEPIRGELCHEAGLRILIGTVARYAAKYDLGVDVLLAYYRDHYFRAFLRLKSGARKAEESLARLGYLWQDERGKFEYSLEFLPAKPGAHGPMWLGPLKDVEVVEKILKEARNHTLGHRKTIPFLELLAEELDVPFHYDTHALARKNGLEVRKIGEVIEKLRGLGYRATRTHFSPTAIKTDAPFEEVLNAMRGG; the protein is encoded by the coding sequence ATGGAGCTTGTAGAGGTAAGGGAGGGACTTGCGAGGATTTTGGTTCCAAAGGCGGAGAGGATTTACGACGCGCCGGTCTTCTACAACCCCGTGATGGCCCTTAACAGGGACATAAGCGTCCTCTTGGCGAGGGTAACTTCGCCGAAGAGGGTTCTCGACGCCCTCTCCGCGACCGGGATAAGGGGCATCAGGTACGCCCTCGAAAGCCCGGCAGAGGAAGTATGGCTCAACGACATAAACGAGAGGGCCTTCGAGCTGATGAAGAGGAACATCGCCCTGAACTTCAGTGGAAGCCTTGAGGAGAGGGGAAAGCGGGCCTTTCTCCGGGGGGAGAAGGAGGTAATAGCGAACCTCGGGGATGCCAACCTTCTGATGGCCGAGAAGTTCCGCTACTTTGACCTCCTTGACCTTGACCCCTTTGGCTCACCTATGGAGTTCCTCGACACGGCCTTGAGGAGCGTCAGGCGGAGGGGGATTTTAGCCCTCACCGCAACCGATACGGGGGTCCTCTGCGGCGCCTACAGGAGGGCCTGCAGGAAAAACTACCTTGCGGAGCCGATAAGGGGTGAGCTGTGCCACGAAGCGGGGCTGAGGATACTCATAGGGACGGTCGCCAGGTACGCGGCCAAGTACGACCTCGGCGTTGATGTTTTACTCGCCTACTACCGCGACCACTACTTCAGAGCTTTCCTCCGGCTGAAGAGCGGTGCCAGAAAGGCCGAGGAGAGCCTAGCCAGGCTCGGCTACCTGTGGCAGGACGAAAGGGGAAAGTTCGAGTACTCCCTGGAGTTCCTACCGGCGAAACCCGGGGCCCACGGCCCGATGTGGCTCGGCCCTCTAAAGGACGTCGAAGTGGTTGAGAAAATCCTAAAGGAAGCGAGAAACCATACCCTCGGACACAGAAAGACCATCCCATTCCTTGAACTCCTAGCGGAGGAGCTCGACGTCCCATTCCACTACGACACCCATGCACTGGCGAGGAAGAACGGCCTTGAGGTAAGGAAGATTGGAGAGGTAATCGAGAAGCTCAGGGGGCTCGGCTACAGGGCAACGAGGACCCACTTTTCCCCGACGGCCATAAAGACGGACGCTCCCTTTGAGGAAGTCCTGAACGCTATGAGGGGTGGTTAA
- a CDS encoding VIT1/CCC1 transporter family protein, with protein MDALRLVERFYINEWADATLYEELARGERDERIKRELERLAELERRHAEFWRSVLEKRGRKPPKPKVSGVTLLGVKLLRRVLGVGVVASLLEMGENSAIERYFQFLREFSGQLDEEEVRILRRVILDEIEHEKFFREEEKRFHVEHIRDLILGMNDGLVELLGAVTGLSAVYPTRPTLVGVSGLVVGIAGALSMAIGAFISVRSQRQVKESVRSRMEALFEVSPEKALEELTDRLREGGLPEEIAKEIAEKLRERPEAVKRLLLPETEENEVRAALYTGLSYLIGVAFPVSPYFIASSSLTALALSVVLAGTVLGVVASIIALLSGISVKKKAFEMVSTGLGAAFLSYLFGRLMEAVFHVSAL; from the coding sequence GTGGATGCCCTCAGGCTCGTTGAGAGGTTTTACATTAACGAATGGGCCGACGCGACCCTCTACGAGGAGCTCGCCAGGGGAGAAAGGGACGAGAGAATAAAAAGAGAACTTGAAAGGCTGGCGGAGCTTGAAAGGAGGCACGCAGAGTTCTGGAGGAGTGTTCTTGAGAAGAGGGGAAGGAAGCCACCAAAACCAAAGGTCAGCGGGGTAACTCTCCTCGGCGTCAAGCTCCTTCGAAGGGTTCTTGGGGTGGGAGTCGTTGCTTCCCTCCTTGAGATGGGCGAAAACAGCGCCATAGAGCGATATTTCCAGTTTCTCAGGGAGTTCTCCGGACAGTTAGACGAGGAAGAAGTCCGGATACTCAGGCGGGTTATCCTCGACGAGATAGAGCACGAGAAGTTCTTCAGGGAGGAGGAGAAGAGGTTCCACGTCGAGCACATAAGGGACCTCATCCTCGGGATGAACGACGGCCTTGTTGAGCTACTCGGAGCCGTCACGGGTCTGTCAGCTGTTTATCCAACGAGGCCAACCCTGGTGGGTGTCAGCGGACTCGTCGTCGGCATCGCAGGGGCGCTGTCAATGGCCATCGGTGCCTTCATTTCCGTGCGCTCCCAGAGGCAGGTCAAAGAATCGGTGCGCTCAAGGATGGAGGCCCTCTTCGAGGTCTCCCCGGAAAAGGCCCTTGAGGAGCTGACCGACCGGCTTAGGGAAGGAGGCCTGCCCGAGGAGATAGCAAAGGAGATAGCCGAAAAGCTCAGGGAAAGACCGGAGGCAGTAAAGAGGCTCTTACTCCCCGAAACCGAGGAGAACGAAGTGAGAGCTGCGCTCTACACTGGGCTCTCTTACCTCATCGGGGTCGCCTTCCCAGTGAGCCCCTACTTCATAGCGTCGAGCTCACTGACGGCTCTGGCGCTCTCGGTGGTTCTTGCCGGCACGGTGCTGGGGGTGGTTGCCTCGATCATAGCGCTCCTCTCGGGCATCTCGGTGAAAAAGAAGGCCTTTGAGATGGTGTCAACTGGCCTCGGCGCGGCTTTCCTGAGTTACCTCTTCGGAAGGCTGATGGAGGCCGTCTTCCACGTCTCGGCACTGTAG
- a CDS encoding MATE family efflux transporter, producing MMLTETQRRIWSLAWPAIVANISQTLLNLVDTLMVGHVSALAIASVGLGGQVSWFMFPIMMTVSVGTLALVARFVGAKDFPGAELVLEQSLYLAFLLGIPVMLFGWFFGDDVLRIMGARGELLKLAYAYLKVVFLFYPIRFILFTANSALRGAGDTKTPMKVGILMNVLNATFDYLLIYGELGFPRLGAVGAAWASGIGITVATAVVMMLLFSGRLIIRFRPAWRFEWTMVKRIVRIGIPTLVERGLFSFYNFLYMSIVTRFGDVALAAHQIGLRIESIAYMPAFGFNVASSALVGQNLGAGRPDEAERTVKEALKMVTVFMSVMAFVLIAFPRYLVMPFLTKSDPHYNEVLSLAVIYLLIVGISEVPLGWVFVLSGALRGAGDTKSPMYVTAVSKLLFRIVPAYLLGFGFSIGPLHFRGLGVVAAWIAMSLETFTSALFYWLIFRKGKWKYVKV from the coding sequence ATGATGCTCACCGAGACCCAGCGCAGGATATGGTCTCTGGCCTGGCCGGCGATAGTTGCCAACATCTCCCAGACGCTTCTCAACCTAGTGGACACCCTGATGGTCGGCCACGTTAGTGCTCTGGCTATAGCCTCCGTCGGGCTGGGGGGACAGGTAAGCTGGTTCATGTTCCCGATAATGATGACGGTCTCGGTTGGAACGCTTGCCCTCGTTGCCCGGTTCGTGGGCGCGAAGGACTTCCCGGGGGCCGAACTCGTTCTTGAGCAGAGCCTTTATTTGGCGTTTCTCCTCGGAATCCCGGTCATGCTCTTCGGCTGGTTCTTCGGTGATGATGTTCTCCGGATAATGGGGGCAAGGGGAGAGCTTTTGAAGCTGGCCTACGCCTACTTGAAGGTCGTCTTCCTCTTCTACCCGATACGCTTCATCCTCTTCACCGCCAACTCAGCACTGAGGGGGGCAGGCGACACGAAGACGCCGATGAAGGTGGGCATCCTTATGAACGTCCTCAACGCGACCTTTGACTACCTCTTAATCTACGGTGAGCTGGGCTTTCCGAGGCTCGGGGCGGTTGGCGCGGCTTGGGCTTCGGGAATCGGAATAACCGTTGCCACGGCAGTGGTTATGATGTTGCTCTTCTCGGGAAGGCTCATCATCCGCTTCAGACCCGCGTGGCGCTTTGAATGGACTATGGTTAAGAGGATAGTGAGGATTGGAATCCCAACGCTTGTAGAGCGCGGTCTCTTCAGCTTCTACAACTTCCTCTACATGAGCATCGTTACCCGCTTCGGTGACGTTGCTCTGGCGGCCCATCAGATCGGACTGAGAATAGAGAGCATAGCCTACATGCCGGCCTTTGGGTTCAACGTTGCTTCATCCGCGCTGGTCGGCCAGAACCTGGGGGCCGGAAGGCCAGACGAGGCCGAGAGGACGGTTAAAGAGGCCCTGAAGATGGTGACGGTCTTCATGTCGGTTATGGCCTTCGTCCTCATCGCCTTTCCCCGCTACCTTGTGATGCCTTTCCTTACAAAAAGCGACCCCCATTACAACGAGGTTCTGAGTTTGGCTGTTATATACCTTCTGATAGTCGGGATAAGCGAGGTTCCCCTCGGATGGGTCTTCGTCCTCAGCGGTGCCCTCAGGGGGGCTGGAGACACCAAGAGCCCGATGTACGTCACAGCGGTGAGCAAGCTCCTCTTCCGCATAGTGCCCGCCTACCTTCTCGGTTTCGGCTTTTCAATAGGTCCGCTTCACTTCAGGGGATTGGGTGTCGTCGCGGCATGGATAGCAATGAGCCTTGAGACCTTTACCAGCGCCCTCTTCTACTGGCTGATATTCAGGAAAGGAAAGTGGAAGTACGTGAAAGTTTGA
- a CDS encoding 50S ribosomal protein L37e, giving the protein MGSGTAPKGRRNHTPTHIRCRRCGRRAFNVKKGYCAACGFGRSRRMRKYSWSHKWKKKRNLKY; this is encoded by the coding sequence ATGGGCTCTGGAACGGCACCGAAGGGCAGGAGGAACCACACTCCGACCCACATCAGGTGCAGGCGCTGCGGTAGAAGGGCTTTCAACGTCAAGAAGGGCTACTGCGCAGCCTGTGGCTTCGGCAGGAGCAGGAGAATGAGGAAGTACAGCTGGAGCCACAAGTGGAAGAAGAAGAGGAACCTCAAGTACTGA
- a CDS encoding LSm family protein: MAERPLDVIHRSLDKDVLVLLKRGGEFRGKLIGYDIHLNVVLADASLMQDGEEVKKYGKIVIRGDNVLAISPVEIE; encoded by the coding sequence ATGGCGGAAAGACCACTCGACGTTATTCACAGGTCCCTTGACAAGGACGTCCTCGTGCTCCTCAAGAGGGGTGGCGAGTTCAGGGGTAAGCTCATCGGTTATGACATCCACCTGAACGTTGTCCTCGCCGATGCGTCGCTCATGCAGGACGGCGAGGAGGTTAAGAAGTACGGTAAAATCGTCATAAGGGGAGACAACGTCCTCGCTATTTCCCCCGTTGAGATCGAGTGA
- a CDS encoding alpha-amylase family glycosyl hydrolase — translation MKGKGTAIILLLLLAVVASGCLSSQGTLTHTTSFSQTSTQSTFSSVSQSSTQTSRSENLSSAPPSGYTPLYSSGKGCPSGRVPVTFTYDPGNRTVISVSLRGSFNNWGEWPMKEEKGVWKTTVCLAPGKYQYKYFIDGQWVKDMSDDGTRRPYDPEADGYVNDGYGGKNAVRIVEGSATFYVDFKPNDPAYLSVANNRTVIRFKAKRKTVSSALLVTDRGNYTMELQVWWDSGEMWRAEVPLLEPLRYYILLNSTDGERFAVLNTSENPFFSFDGVDRFPQLEWVSNGIAYQIFPDRFNNGNRSNDLLALDHDELLLNQVHPGKPILSNWSDPITPLHCCHQYFGGDIAGITGKLDYLQSFGVTIIYLNPITLSGSAHGYDTYDYYKLDPKFGTEKELREFLDEAHKRGIRVIFDFVPNHCGIGNPFFLDVWEKGNQSPYWDWFFIKKWPFKLGDGKAYIGWWGIGSLPKLNTANPEVREYLIGAALHWIEVGFDGIRVDVPNEVLDPETFFSELRERVKAEKPDAYLIGEIWTLSAEWVKGDRFDSLMNYALGRDILLNYARGYLSGRATLKMLGRYYASYGENVVAMGFNLVDSHDTSRVLTDLGGGSLGDTPSNESIKRLKLLSTLLYTLPGTPVTFQGDERGLLGDKNHYDEQRYPIQWDEVNEDVLNHYRALAKLRKDVPALRSSAIRFYTAKDGALAFFRGHDDEVLVVANAWRKPAGIELPPGEWRVIWPAEYKQSPVSGKIEVPPISVLVLERG, via the coding sequence ATGAAGGGAAAGGGAACCGCAATCATTCTTCTCCTCCTGCTCGCCGTAGTTGCCTCGGGTTGCCTCTCCTCCCAGGGGACGCTCACTCACACCACCAGCTTCTCGCAAACGTCAACGCAGAGCACCTTCTCTTCCGTCTCCCAAAGCTCCACCCAGACTTCCAGGTCTGAAAACCTCAGCTCTGCCCCACCCTCCGGCTACACGCCCCTCTACTCCTCGGGAAAGGGCTGTCCCTCAGGGAGGGTTCCGGTTACGTTCACATACGACCCCGGGAACAGGACTGTCATCTCAGTCAGCCTGCGCGGGAGCTTCAACAACTGGGGCGAGTGGCCGATGAAGGAGGAGAAGGGAGTCTGGAAGACGACCGTCTGCCTCGCTCCCGGAAAGTACCAGTACAAGTACTTCATCGACGGCCAGTGGGTCAAGGACATGTCAGACGACGGCACCAGACGGCCCTACGATCCGGAAGCGGACGGTTACGTCAACGATGGCTACGGCGGAAAGAACGCGGTGCGTATCGTTGAGGGCAGTGCGACCTTCTACGTGGACTTCAAGCCGAACGACCCGGCATATCTGAGCGTCGCCAACAACAGGACGGTGATAAGGTTCAAGGCGAAGAGGAAAACTGTAAGCTCCGCTCTCCTCGTGACGGACAGGGGAAACTACACGATGGAGCTCCAAGTCTGGTGGGACTCCGGAGAGATGTGGCGCGCTGAGGTTCCCCTCCTTGAGCCCCTCAGGTATTACATTCTTCTCAACTCGACCGATGGGGAGAGGTTTGCCGTCCTGAACACGAGTGAAAATCCCTTCTTCAGCTTCGACGGCGTTGACCGCTTCCCCCAGCTGGAGTGGGTGAGCAACGGGATAGCATACCAGATATTCCCGGACAGGTTCAACAACGGGAACAGGAGCAACGACCTCCTCGCCCTAGACCACGACGAGCTACTCCTCAATCAGGTTCATCCTGGGAAGCCGATACTCTCCAACTGGAGCGACCCGATAACGCCCCTCCACTGCTGCCACCAGTACTTTGGAGGCGACATAGCGGGCATAACCGGGAAGCTCGACTACCTTCAGAGCTTCGGCGTCACGATAATCTACCTCAATCCGATTACACTCTCCGGAAGTGCACACGGCTACGACACCTACGACTACTACAAACTCGACCCAAAGTTCGGAACCGAAAAAGAGCTCAGGGAGTTCCTCGATGAGGCTCACAAGAGGGGAATACGGGTAATCTTCGACTTCGTGCCCAACCACTGCGGAATAGGAAACCCCTTCTTCCTCGACGTCTGGGAGAAAGGCAACCAGAGCCCCTACTGGGACTGGTTCTTCATCAAAAAGTGGCCCTTCAAGCTGGGCGACGGAAAAGCTTACATCGGCTGGTGGGGGATTGGGAGTTTGCCCAAGCTCAACACGGCCAACCCGGAGGTTAGGGAGTACCTGATTGGCGCTGCCCTGCACTGGATTGAGGTCGGCTTCGACGGAATAAGGGTTGACGTTCCCAACGAGGTTCTGGATCCGGAAACCTTCTTCTCCGAGCTGAGGGAGCGGGTCAAGGCCGAGAAGCCGGATGCATACCTTATCGGGGAAATATGGACGCTCTCGGCTGAGTGGGTTAAGGGAGACCGCTTCGACTCGCTCATGAACTACGCCCTTGGCAGGGATATTCTCCTGAACTACGCGAGGGGCTACCTGAGCGGGAGGGCGACGCTTAAGATGCTAGGGAGATATTACGCGAGCTACGGGGAGAACGTCGTTGCGATGGGCTTCAACCTCGTTGACTCCCACGATACATCGAGGGTTCTCACCGACCTCGGGGGCGGTTCCCTTGGGGACACACCAAGCAACGAGTCCATAAAGAGGCTCAAACTCCTCTCAACCCTCCTCTACACCCTTCCGGGGACGCCCGTGACCTTCCAGGGCGACGAGAGGGGTCTGCTTGGGGATAAAAACCACTACGACGAGCAGCGCTACCCGATACAGTGGGACGAGGTGAACGAAGACGTGCTGAACCACTACCGGGCCCTTGCGAAGCTCAGGAAGGATGTTCCTGCCTTAAGGAGCAGTGCGATACGCTTCTACACCGCGAAGGACGGGGCTTTAGCCTTCTTCAGGGGGCACGACGACGAGGTTCTCGTTGTAGCGAACGCCTGGAGAAAACCAGCTGGGATAGAACTCCCGCCCGGAGAGTGGAGAGTCATCTGGCCCGCGGAGTACAAGCAATCCCCCGTTTCAGGGAAAATCGAAGTGCCCCCGATAAGCGTCCTCGTCCTTGAGAGGGGCTGA